One Pseudomonas fluorescens genomic region harbors:
- the nuoM gene encoding NADH-quinone oxidoreductase subunit M, producing MILPWLILIPFIGGLLCWMGERFGATLPRWIALLTMTLELALGLWLWAHGDYSFAPAPGADPTWALEFKHVWIQRFGINVHLALDGLSLLMILLTGLLGILSVLCSWKEIQRHVGFFHLNLMWILGGVVGVFLALDLFMFFFFWEMMLVPMYFLIALWGHSSSDGKKTRIYAATKFFIFTQASGLIMLVAILGLVLVNFNNTGVITFNYADLLKTKMSMTTEYILMLGFFIAFAVKLPVVPFHSWLPDAHAQAPTAGSVDLAGILLKTAAYGLLRFALPLFPNASAEFAPIAMTLGLIGIFYGAFLAFAQTDIKRLIAFSSVSHMGFVLIGIYSGSQLALQGAVIQMLAHGLSAAALFILSGQLYERLHTRDMREMGGLWSRIAYLPAISLFFAAASLGLPGTGNFVGEFLILIGSFASAPWVTAIATSGLVFGSVYSLIMIHRAYFGPSKSDAVLHGMDARELIMVLGLAVLLIYLGVYPQPFLDTSAATMHGVQQWLGTAFSQLASAR from the coding sequence ATGATTCTGCCTTGGCTAATCCTGATCCCCTTCATCGGCGGCCTGCTGTGCTGGATGGGTGAGCGCTTCGGCGCTACCCTCCCGCGCTGGATTGCGCTGTTGACCATGACCCTGGAACTCGCACTCGGCCTCTGGCTGTGGGCCCACGGTGACTATTCATTTGCTCCGGCGCCTGGCGCCGATCCGACCTGGGCGCTTGAGTTCAAGCATGTCTGGATCCAGCGTTTCGGCATCAACGTGCACCTGGCCCTCGACGGCCTGTCGCTGTTGATGATCCTGCTGACCGGTCTGCTGGGTATCCTCTCGGTACTCTGCTCGTGGAAAGAAATTCAACGTCACGTTGGCTTCTTCCACCTGAACCTGATGTGGATCCTGGGCGGCGTTGTCGGCGTATTCCTCGCCCTCGACCTGTTCATGTTCTTCTTCTTCTGGGAAATGATGCTGGTGCCGATGTACTTCCTCATCGCGCTCTGGGGTCACAGTTCTTCGGACGGCAAGAAAACCCGGATCTACGCAGCGACCAAGTTCTTCATCTTCACTCAGGCGTCCGGCCTGATCATGCTGGTGGCGATCCTCGGTCTGGTGCTGGTCAACTTCAACAACACCGGCGTGATTACTTTCAACTACGCCGACCTGTTGAAAACCAAGATGTCGATGACCACCGAGTACATTCTGATGCTCGGCTTCTTCATCGCCTTCGCGGTCAAGCTGCCAGTGGTTCCGTTCCACTCCTGGCTGCCTGATGCTCACGCCCAGGCACCGACTGCCGGTTCCGTCGACCTCGCCGGTATCCTGCTGAAAACCGCGGCCTACGGTCTGCTGCGTTTCGCCCTGCCGCTGTTCCCGAATGCCTCGGCCGAGTTCGCCCCGATCGCCATGACCCTCGGTCTGATCGGGATCTTCTACGGCGCGTTCCTGGCGTTCGCCCAAACCGACATCAAGCGTCTGATCGCCTTCTCTTCCGTTTCCCACATGGGCTTCGTGTTGATCGGCATCTACTCCGGCAGCCAACTGGCGCTGCAAGGCGCAGTGATCCAGATGCTCGCGCACGGTCTGTCGGCAGCGGCGCTGTTTATCCTCAGCGGTCAGTTGTACGAGCGTCTGCACACGCGTGACATGCGTGAGATGGGCGGTCTGTGGTCGCGTATCGCTTACCTGCCGGCAATCAGCCTGTTCTTCGCCGCCGCGTCGCTGGGCTTGCCGGGCACCGGTAACTTTGTTGGCGAGTTCCTGATCCTGATCGGTTCTTTCGCCAGTGCTCCATGGGTCACCGCGATTGCTACGTCCGGTCTGGTGTTCGGTTCGGTCTACTCGCTGATCATGATCCACCGTGCCTACTTCGGCCCGTCGAAATCCGACGCGGTGCTGCACGGTATGGACGCGCGCGAACTGATCATGGTGCTCGGTCTGGCGGTGCTGCTGATTTACCTCGGCGTCTACCCGCAACCGTTCCTCGACACCTCTGCCGCCACCATGCATGGCGTGCAGCAGTGGCTCGGCACCGCCTTCTCTCAACTCGCTTCGGCCCGGTAA
- the nuoN gene encoding NADH-quinone oxidoreductase subunit NuoN → MEFTIQHFIALAPLLITSLTIIVVMLAIAWRRNHSQTFLISVAGLNLALLSILPALKVAPLAVTPLLQIDAFACLYMAMILVATLACVTLAHAYLGDGGSGYPGNREELYLLILMAAAGGLVLVSAQHLAGLFIGLELLSVPVYGLVAYAFFNKRSLEAGIKYMVLSAAGSAFLLFGMALLYADAGSLSFVGIGQALAATGLPSPLAQLGLGMMLIGLAFKLSLVPFHLWTPDVYEGAPAPVAAFLATASKVAVFAVMVRLFQLSPAASSGVLSDVLSVIAVASILFGNLLALTQSNLKRLLGYSSIAHFGYLLIALVASKGLAVEAIGVYLVTYVITSLGAFGVITLMSSPYNGRDADALYEYRGLFWRRPYLTAVLTVMMLSLAGIPLTAGFIGKFYIIASGVETRQWWLVGALVLGSAIGVFYYLRVMVTLYLIEPNLRRHDAQLHWEQKAGGVMLLAIALVAFFLGVYPQPLLVLVQQAGLAG, encoded by the coding sequence ATGGAATTCACGATTCAACACTTTATTGCGCTTGCGCCACTGTTGATCACCAGCCTCACCATTATCGTGGTGATGCTGGCAATCGCCTGGCGCCGCAACCACTCGCAGACCTTCCTGATTTCGGTGGCGGGTCTGAACCTGGCCCTGCTGTCGATCCTGCCTGCGTTGAAAGTCGCGCCTCTGGCCGTGACCCCGTTGCTGCAAATCGATGCCTTCGCCTGCCTGTACATGGCGATGATCCTGGTCGCCACCCTCGCTTGCGTCACCCTTGCCCACGCTTATCTGGGTGATGGCGGTTCGGGTTACCCGGGCAATCGCGAAGAACTGTACCTGCTGATCCTGATGGCCGCCGCCGGTGGTCTGGTTCTGGTCAGCGCGCAGCACCTGGCCGGTTTGTTCATCGGTCTGGAACTGCTTTCGGTACCGGTCTACGGTCTGGTGGCTTACGCCTTTTTCAACAAGCGTTCGCTGGAAGCCGGCATCAAGTACATGGTGCTGTCGGCCGCCGGTTCCGCGTTCCTGTTGTTCGGTATGGCGCTACTTTACGCAGACGCCGGTTCGCTGAGCTTCGTCGGCATCGGTCAGGCCCTGGCTGCAACCGGCCTGCCAAGCCCGCTGGCGCAACTGGGCCTGGGCATGATGCTGATCGGTCTGGCGTTCAAGCTGTCGCTGGTACCGTTCCACCTGTGGACGCCGGACGTGTACGAAGGTGCTCCGGCACCAGTGGCGGCGTTCCTCGCCACTGCATCGAAGGTCGCAGTGTTCGCGGTGATGGTGCGTCTGTTCCAGCTCTCCCCTGCCGCGAGCAGCGGCGTGCTGAGCGATGTACTGAGCGTCATCGCGGTCGCCTCGATCCTGTTCGGTAACCTTCTGGCCCTGACCCAGAGCAACCTCAAGCGTCTGCTCGGTTACTCGTCCATCGCGCACTTCGGCTACTTGCTGATCGCCCTGGTGGCGAGCAAGGGTCTGGCGGTGGAAGCCATCGGCGTCTACCTGGTGACTTACGTGATCACCAGCCTCGGCGCGTTCGGCGTGATCACCCTGATGTCGTCGCCTTACAACGGCCGTGACGCCGACGCCCTGTACGAATACCGCGGCCTGTTCTGGCGTCGTCCGTACCTGACCGCCGTGCTGACCGTGATGATGCTGTCCCTGGCCGGCATCCCGCTGACCGCCGGCTTCATCGGCAAGTTCTACATCATCGCCAGCGGTGTCGAAACGCGTCAGTGGTGGCTGGTCGGCGCACTGGTTCTGGGCAGCGCCATCGGCGTCTTCTACTACCTGCGCGTGATGGTCACCCTGTACCTGATCGAGCCAAACCTGCGTCGCCACGACGCCCAGCTGCACTGGGAACAGAAGGCAGGCGGCGTGATGCTGCTGGCCATCGCCCTGGTCGCATTCTTCCTGGGTGTGTACCCGCAGCCATTGCTGGTGCTGGTACAACAGGCGGGTCTGGCGGGCTGA
- a CDS encoding toxin codes for MDALFIELPAFQKHRDDYLDEDLFLSFQLELLKNPEAGDLIEETGGLRKIRFCDQRRGKGKRSGLRVIYYWWSGFDQFWLFTVYSKSDQNDLTPAQKKLFRQTLDRELNTRTHYET; via the coding sequence ATGGATGCTCTTTTTATCGAACTCCCTGCGTTTCAGAAGCACCGCGACGATTACCTCGACGAAGACCTCTTTCTCAGCTTCCAGCTGGAATTGCTGAAAAACCCCGAAGCAGGCGATCTCATCGAAGAAACAGGAGGGCTACGAAAAATCCGCTTTTGCGATCAACGGCGGGGCAAAGGCAAGCGCAGCGGATTACGCGTCATTTACTACTGGTGGTCAGGCTTCGATCAGTTCTGGCTGTTCACCGTCTACAGCAAAAGCGATCAAAACGACCTGACGCCCGCGCAAAAGAAACTGTTCAGGCAAACGCTGGATCGAGAACTCAACACGAGAACCCACTATGAAACGTGA
- a CDS encoding helix-turn-helix domain-containing protein has translation MKRDIFSELMDGLDALADERQGKITLRTHKVQLPKLVPITAEEVVAIRQQLNLSRSVFAMYLRTNTRTLENWEQGRATPNAQATTLIRLVERFPQTIEQLAALS, from the coding sequence ATGAAACGTGACATTTTTTCCGAACTGATGGATGGCCTCGACGCCCTGGCCGATGAGCGCCAAGGCAAGATCACGCTGCGCACCCACAAGGTCCAGTTGCCCAAACTGGTGCCGATCACCGCCGAAGAAGTGGTCGCCATCCGTCAACAGCTCAACCTCTCCCGATCGGTGTTTGCGATGTACCTGCGCACCAACACCCGCACGCTCGAAAACTGGGAGCAGGGACGAGCCACGCCCAATGCCCAGGCGACGACATTGATTCGTCTGGTCGAGCGTTTTCCGCAGACGATCGAACAGCTGGCGGCACTGAGCTGA
- a CDS encoding ABC transporter substrate-binding protein — MFDKNNKLRHSISLAAMLALSGLSASAWADAYEDAAKKWIGSEFKPSTLTAEQQLEELKWFIKAAEPFRGMDIKVVSETLTTHEYESKVLAKAFSEITGIKLTHDLLQEGDVVEKMQTVMQSDKNIYDGWVNDSDLIGTHFRYGKTESITDLMANEGKNFTSPTLDIKDFIGISFTTAPDGKIYQLPDQQFANLYWFRADWFERADLKAKFKEKYGYELGVPVNWSAYEDIAKFFSEDVKEIDGKRVYGHMDYGKKDPSLGWRFTDAWFSMAGGGDKGLPNGLPVDEWGIRVEDCHPVGSSVTRGGDTNGPAAVFATTKYVDWLKKYAPPEAAGMTFSESGPVPSQGNIAQQIFWYTAFTADMTKPGLPVVNADGTPKWRMAPSPKGPYWEEGMKLGYQDVGSWTFMKSTPEKQKLAAWLYAQFVTSKTVSLKKTIVGLTPIRESDINSQAMTDLAPKLGGLVEFYRSPARVQWSPTGTNVPDYPRLAQLWWSHIAEAASGEKTPQQALDGLAKDQDAIMTRLERSKAQSVCAPKMNPERDAQYWFDQPGAPKPKLANEKPKGETVNYNELLKSWADARK; from the coding sequence ATGTTCGATAAAAACAATAAGCTGCGACATAGCATTTCATTGGCAGCCATGCTGGCACTCAGCGGTTTGAGCGCATCCGCCTGGGCCGACGCCTACGAAGATGCTGCAAAAAAATGGATCGGCAGCGAGTTCAAGCCCTCGACCCTGACGGCTGAACAGCAGCTGGAAGAATTGAAGTGGTTCATCAAAGCCGCCGAGCCGTTTCGCGGCATGGACATCAAGGTAGTTTCCGAAACGCTGACCACCCACGAATACGAGTCCAAGGTGCTGGCCAAGGCCTTCAGCGAAATCACCGGCATCAAACTCACCCACGATTTGCTGCAGGAAGGCGACGTGGTCGAGAAAATGCAAACGGTGATGCAGTCGGACAAGAACATCTATGACGGCTGGGTCAACGACTCCGACCTGATCGGCACGCACTTTCGCTATGGAAAGACCGAATCGATCACCGACCTGATGGCTAACGAAGGCAAGAACTTCACTTCGCCGACCCTCGACATCAAGGACTTCATCGGCATCTCCTTCACTACCGCGCCGGACGGCAAGATCTATCAATTGCCTGACCAGCAATTCGCCAACCTGTACTGGTTCCGCGCCGACTGGTTCGAGCGCGCCGATCTGAAAGCCAAGTTCAAGGAAAAGTACGGTTACGAGTTGGGCGTACCGGTGAACTGGTCGGCCTATGAAGACATCGCCAAATTCTTCAGCGAAGACGTCAAGGAAATCGACGGCAAACGCGTTTACGGGCACATGGATTACGGCAAGAAAGACCCGTCGCTGGGTTGGCGCTTCACTGATGCCTGGTTTTCCATGGCCGGTGGCGGCGACAAGGGCCTGCCCAACGGTTTGCCGGTGGACGAGTGGGGGATTCGCGTCGAGGACTGCCACCCGGTCGGCTCCAGCGTAACCCGTGGCGGCGACACCAACGGTCCGGCGGCGGTGTTCGCCACCACCAAATATGTCGACTGGTTGAAGAAATATGCGCCACCGGAAGCGGCGGGCATGACCTTCTCCGAGTCCGGCCCGGTGCCGTCGCAGGGCAACATCGCCCAGCAGATCTTCTGGTATACCGCATTCACCGCCGACATGACCAAACCGGGCCTGCCAGTCGTCAACGCCGACGGCACGCCGAAGTGGCGCATGGCGCCGTCGCCTAAAGGCCCGTATTGGGAAGAAGGCATGAAGCTCGGCTATCAGGATGTGGGTTCGTGGACGTTCATGAAGTCCACGCCGGAAAAACAAAAGCTCGCGGCGTGGCTGTACGCGCAGTTTGTAACATCGAAAACCGTGTCGCTGAAGAAAACCATTGTCGGCCTGACGCCGATTCGTGAATCGGACATCAACTCGCAAGCGATGACCGATCTGGCGCCGAAACTCGGCGGGCTGGTCGAGTTCTATCGCAGCCCGGCCCGCGTGCAATGGTCGCCGACCGGCACCAACGTGCCGGACTATCCGCGTCTGGCGCAACTGTGGTGGAGCCACATCGCCGAAGCGGCCAGCGGCGAGAAGACCCCGCAACAGGCGCTGGATGGCCTGGCCAAGGATCAGGACGCGATCATGACGCGCCTCGAACGCTCCAAGGCGCAGTCGGTATGCGCACCGAAAATGAACCCGGAACGCGATGCTCAGTACTGGTTCGATCAGCCGGGTGCACCTAAGCCGAAACTGGCCAACGAGAAGCCGAAAGGCGAGACGGTCAACTACAACGAACTGCTTAAATCGTGGGCGGATGCGCGTAAGTAA
- a CDS encoding DUF2160 domain-containing protein, with amino-acid sequence MEWMSWTTPTAAFFIVIGLILLGMTTWELRSPSILRRGFLPIATTRGDRLFIGLLGSAYLHLLVIGATDWSIWVASALSLVWLLAVMRWG; translated from the coding sequence ATGGAATGGATGAGTTGGACCACCCCGACAGCGGCATTCTTCATCGTAATCGGCCTGATTCTGCTGGGCATGACGACGTGGGAATTGCGTTCGCCGAGCATTTTGCGGCGAGGTTTTCTGCCGATTGCCACCACCCGTGGCGATCGCTTGTTTATCGGTCTTCTCGGCAGCGCCTACCTGCATCTGCTGGTAATCGGCGCCACCGACTGGAGCATCTGGGTGGCGTCCGCGTTGTCCCTGGTGTGGCTGTTGGCTGTGATGCGTTGGGGCTAG
- a CDS encoding carbohydrate ABC transporter permease: MSKRKLIPLLVYILFLLVPIYWLLNMSFKSNTEILGGLTLFPQEFTLANYKVIFTDPSWYTGYLNSLYYVSLNTVISLSVALPAAYAFSRYRFLGDKHLFFWLLTNRMAPPAVFLLPFFQLYSSIGLFDTHIAVALAHCLFNVPLAVWILEGFMSGVPKEIDETAYIDGYSFPKFFVKIFIPLIGSGIGVTAFFCFMFSWVELLLARTLTSVNAKPIAAVMTRTVSASGIDWGVLAAAGVLTILPGMLVIWFVRNHVAKGFALGRV; this comes from the coding sequence ATGAGCAAGAGAAAGCTTATTCCGTTGCTGGTGTACATCCTGTTCCTGCTGGTGCCGATTTACTGGCTGCTGAACATGTCCTTCAAGAGCAACACCGAAATCCTCGGCGGCCTGACCCTTTTCCCACAGGAGTTCACGCTGGCGAACTACAAGGTGATCTTCACTGATCCGAGTTGGTACACCGGTTATCTCAACTCGCTGTACTACGTCAGCCTCAACACGGTGATTTCGCTGAGCGTGGCGTTACCGGCGGCCTATGCGTTTTCACGCTATCGTTTTCTCGGCGACAAGCATTTGTTCTTCTGGCTGCTGACTAACCGCATGGCGCCGCCAGCGGTGTTTTTGCTGCCGTTCTTCCAGCTGTATTCGTCGATTGGCCTGTTTGACACGCACATTGCCGTGGCGTTGGCGCACTGCCTGTTCAACGTGCCGTTGGCGGTGTGGATTCTTGAAGGCTTCATGTCCGGCGTACCGAAGGAGATCGACGAAACGGCCTACATCGACGGCTACAGTTTCCCCAAGTTCTTCGTGAAAATTTTCATCCCGCTGATTGGTTCAGGCATCGGTGTGACAGCGTTTTTCTGCTTCATGTTTTCCTGGGTTGAACTGCTGCTGGCGCGCACGCTGACTTCGGTCAACGCCAAACCGATTGCGGCGGTGATGACGCGAACGGTGTCGGCATCAGGGATCGATTGGGGCGTGCTGGCAGCGGCGGGGGTGTTGACCATCCTGCCGGGCATGCTGGTGATCTGGTTTGTGCGCAACCACGTGGCCAAGGGCTTCGCCCTCGGCCGAGTCTGA
- a CDS encoding carbohydrate ABC transporter permease: MNKVQNNKAWWLVLPVFLLVAFSAVIPMMTVVNYSVQDIFDQSSRYFVGADWYKQVLLDPRLHDSLLRQFIYSACVLLIEIPLGIAVALTMPTKGRWSSVVLIILAIPLLIPWNVVGTIWQIFGRADIGLLGSSLNAMGISYNYAANTMDAWVTVLVMDVWHWTSLVALLCFSGLRAIPDVYYQAARIDRASAWAVFRHIQLPKLKSVLLIAVMLRFMDSFMIYTEPFVLTGGGPGNATTFLSQTLTQMAVGQFDLGPAAAFSLVYFLIILLVSWLFYTAMTHSDANR, encoded by the coding sequence ATGAACAAGGTGCAGAACAACAAGGCCTGGTGGCTGGTGTTGCCGGTGTTTCTGCTGGTGGCGTTCAGTGCGGTGATCCCGATGATGACTGTGGTCAATTATTCGGTGCAGGACATCTTCGACCAGTCGAGCCGCTATTTCGTCGGCGCCGATTGGTACAAGCAAGTGCTGCTCGACCCGCGCTTGCATGATTCGCTGCTGCGTCAGTTCATTTATTCGGCGTGCGTGCTGCTGATCGAAATCCCGCTGGGCATCGCCGTCGCGCTGACCATGCCGACCAAGGGCCGCTGGTCTTCTGTGGTGTTGATCATCCTGGCGATTCCGTTGCTGATTCCGTGGAACGTTGTCGGCACCATCTGGCAGATCTTTGGCCGCGCCGACATCGGCCTGCTTGGTTCCAGCCTTAACGCGATGGGCATCAGCTACAACTACGCAGCCAATACCATGGACGCCTGGGTGACCGTGCTGGTAATGGACGTCTGGCACTGGACGTCACTGGTGGCGCTGCTGTGTTTTTCCGGTTTGCGGGCGATTCCCGACGTCTATTATCAAGCCGCGCGTATCGATCGGGCCTCGGCGTGGGCGGTGTTCCGTCATATCCAGTTGCCCAAACTGAAAAGCGTGCTGCTGATCGCAGTGATGCTCCGCTTCATGGACAGTTTCATGATCTACACCGAGCCGTTCGTGCTCACCGGCGGCGGTCCGGGCAATGCCACGACGTTCCTCAGTCAGACGCTGACGCAGATGGCCGTAGGACAATTCGACCTGGGTCCGGCAGCGGCGTTTTCGCTGGTGTACTTCCTGATCATCCTGTTGGTGTCCTGGCTGTTCTATACCGCCATGACGCACTCCGACGCCAACCGCTGA
- a CDS encoding ABC transporter ATP-binding protein gives MAEIRLQHLAHSYSKTPSGAEDYAIREMDHVWEQGGAYALLGPSGCGKSTLLNIISGLLSPSQGHVLFDGKAVNDLTPEKRNIAQVFQFPVVYDTMTVFDNLAFPLRNQGMAEAKVHSKVQEIAEVLDLQNLLSKKARNLTADEKQKVSMGRGLVRDDVSAILFDEPLTVIDPHLKWKLRRKLKQIHEQFNITMVYVTHDQLEASTFADKIAVMYGGQIVQFGTPRELFERPSHTFVGYFIGSPGMNLIEVQPQPGGVGFASTHLPLSDAMQRHIEHGQWKNLKVGIRPEFIHVWDEPFDDAMQAKVVHVEDLGTYKIMTLNLDGAPLKVRLAEDKPVPQGTAYISFPAQWLMVYADEFLLEADDEVQP, from the coding sequence ATGGCCGAAATCCGTTTGCAACATCTCGCCCACAGCTACAGCAAAACCCCGAGCGGCGCTGAGGACTACGCGATCCGCGAGATGGATCACGTCTGGGAACAGGGCGGCGCGTACGCCTTGCTCGGTCCGTCGGGTTGCGGCAAGTCGACTTTGCTCAACATCATTTCCGGCCTGCTCAGCCCTTCGCAGGGTCATGTGTTGTTCGACGGCAAAGCGGTCAACGACCTGACCCCGGAGAAGCGCAACATTGCCCAGGTTTTTCAGTTTCCGGTGGTCTACGACACCATGACGGTGTTCGATAATTTGGCTTTTCCGCTGCGAAATCAGGGTATGGCCGAGGCGAAAGTGCACAGCAAGGTGCAGGAAATCGCCGAAGTCCTCGACTTGCAAAACCTGCTGAGCAAGAAGGCGCGCAACCTCACCGCCGACGAAAAACAGAAAGTTTCCATGGGCCGGGGGCTGGTGCGCGACGACGTCTCGGCGATCCTCTTCGACGAGCCGCTGACGGTGATCGACCCGCACCTGAAATGGAAACTGCGGCGCAAGCTCAAGCAGATCCACGAGCAATTCAACATCACCATGGTTTACGTGACCCACGATCAACTGGAAGCCTCGACCTTCGCCGACAAGATCGCGGTGATGTACGGCGGCCAGATTGTCCAGTTCGGCACGCCACGGGAATTGTTCGAGCGGCCGAGCCACACCTTTGTCGGCTATTTCATCGGCAGCCCGGGGATGAATCTGATCGAGGTGCAGCCGCAGCCCGGTGGGGTCGGTTTCGCCTCGACGCACCTGCCGCTGTCCGACGCCATGCAGCGCCATATCGAACACGGTCAGTGGAAAAATCTGAAGGTCGGCATCCGTCCCGAGTTTATTCACGTGTGGGACGAGCCGTTTGACGACGCGATGCAGGCAAAAGTCGTACACGTCGAAGACCTCGGCACCTACAAGATCATGACCCTCAACCTTGACGGTGCGCCGTTGAAGGTGCGACTGGCCGAGGACAAACCGGTGCCGCAGGGCACGGCGTACATCAGTTTCCCGGCGCAGTGGCTGATGGTGTATGCCGATGAATTTCTGCTCGAAGCCGACGATGAGGTGCAGCCATGA
- a CDS encoding ABC transporter ATP-binding protein: protein MSLTLEHVSRTVEGQIWIDDACLKFEPGSFNVLLGRTLSGKTSLMRLMAGLDKPDSGRILMNGVDVTQRPVRLRNVSMVYQQFINYPTMTVFENIASPLRQAGVAKDIIHSKVQETARMLRIEKFLQRYPLELSGGQQQRTAMARALVKDAELILFDEPLVNLDYKLREELRQEMRELFKARHTIAIYATTEPNEALALGGTTTILHEGRVIQSEPSTSVYHQPQTVLAAELFSEPPINLMPGRIAGNEVSFANFVHFPLSVDLRPVGEGEFRFGVRPSHISLVPSNDDDLELAVTVEVAEISGSETFLHVRNEHFLLVLHLPGVHEYDVDAPIRIYIPTHKLFVFDAQGRLVQAPGRRVARVA from the coding sequence ATGTCACTCACCCTGGAGCACGTCAGCCGCACCGTCGAGGGCCAGATCTGGATCGACGATGCCTGCCTGAAATTCGAACCCGGATCTTTCAACGTTTTGCTCGGCCGTACCCTCTCCGGCAAAACCAGCCTCATGCGTCTGATGGCCGGGCTGGATAAGCCCGACAGCGGTCGCATCCTGATGAACGGCGTCGACGTCACACAGCGCCCGGTGCGTCTGCGCAATGTGTCGATGGTTTATCAGCAGTTCATCAATTACCCGACCATGACCGTGTTCGAGAACATCGCCTCGCCGCTTCGTCAGGCCGGTGTCGCGAAGGACATCATTCACAGCAAGGTGCAGGAAACCGCACGCATGCTGCGTATCGAAAAATTCTTGCAGCGCTATCCGCTGGAATTGTCCGGCGGTCAGCAGCAACGCACGGCCATGGCCCGCGCACTGGTAAAGGATGCCGAACTGATCCTGTTCGACGAGCCCTTGGTCAACCTCGACTACAAGCTGCGCGAAGAGCTGCGTCAGGAAATGCGTGAGTTGTTCAAGGCACGCCATACCATCGCCATCTACGCCACTACCGAGCCCAACGAAGCGCTGGCGCTGGGCGGCACCACGACCATTCTCCACGAAGGCCGAGTGATCCAGAGCGAGCCGTCGACCTCGGTTTATCACCAGCCGCAGACCGTGCTCGCCGCCGAACTGTTCTCCGAACCGCCAATCAACCTGATGCCCGGTCGCATCGCCGGAAACGAAGTCAGTTTCGCCAATTTCGTGCACTTTCCGCTGAGCGTCGATCTGCGCCCGGTGGGTGAGGGCGAGTTTCGTTTCGGCGTGCGTCCCAGCCACATTTCGCTGGTGCCGAGCAACGATGACGATCTGGAGTTGGCGGTGACCGTCGAGGTCGCCGAAATCAGCGGCTCGGAAACGTTCCTGCACGTGCGCAACGAGCATTTCCTGCTGGTGCTGCACTTGCCCGGGGTTCACGAATACGACGTCGATGCGCCGATCCGCATTTACATCCCGACCCACAAACTGTTCGTTTTCGATGCGCAGGGCCGTCTGGTGCAAGCACCGGGCCGGCGCGTCGCGAGGGTTGCCTGA